Proteins from one Patescibacteria group bacterium genomic window:
- a CDS encoding AAA family ATPase — protein sequence MARIISIVNQKGGVGKTTSAINIGAYLSYLGYKVLLVDIDPQANASSGLGKNIRKIKRGIYDVIIDDHPIEDVILKTKHRDYCLVPSHVDLAGANVELVNFSDREYILGRKVSQLESNYDFIIIDCPPSLGLLTINGIVACQEVIVPVQAEYYALEGLGQLMETIDLIKENLNPDLEILGALITMFDSKYKLSRDVFHELYKYFPNKIFRTTIPRCIKLAESPSHGKSILKYDKKSRGAKAYHKLSREILE from the coding sequence ATGGCCAGAATTATTTCAATTGTCAATCAGAAAGGAGGGGTTGGGAAAACCACCAGCGCTATTAATATAGGGGCTTATCTTTCTTATTTAGGCTACAAAGTTCTTTTGGTGGATATTGATCCCCAGGCTAACGCTAGCTCAGGTTTAGGGAAAAATATAAGGAAAATAAAAAGGGGTATTTATGATGTAATTATTGATGATCATCCGATTGAAGACGTAATTTTAAAAACTAAACACCGTGATTATTGTTTAGTGCCCTCGCATGTTGATTTAGCCGGAGCTAATGTAGAACTAGTTAACTTTTCGGACAGAGAGTATATATTGGGCCGAAAGGTAAGTCAACTAGAAAGCAACTATGATTTTATAATTATTGATTGCCCGCCTTCACTAGGACTTTTAACAATAAATGGTATTGTAGCCTGCCAAGAAGTAATTGTACCAGTTCAGGCGGAATATTATGCTTTGGAGGGGTTGGGACAGCTTATGGAAACTATCGATTTGATTAAGGAAAATTTAAATCCAGATTTAGAGATTTTAGGCGCTTTGATAACCATGTTTGATTCTAAATATAAGCTTTCGCGAGATGTTTTTCATGAGCTTTATAAATATTTTCCTAACAAAATTTTTCGTACCACTATTCCGCGTTGCATTAAATTGGCGGAATCTCCTTCACACGGAAAATCTATATTAAAATATGATAAGAAATCAAGAGGAGCCAAGGCTTATCATAAATTATCAAGAGAAATTTTAGAATAA